A genomic stretch from Kribbella amoyensis includes:
- a CDS encoding IclR family transcriptional regulator — protein sequence MGVETGTNQSVERAAAVLHAFTESGALRVSEVARIAGLRQSTASRLLSTLEQVAFVERGSDGQYRLGADLITLAGVAVNGHPVHQAARQRAQSLAAATGLGANVAIREGKQAFYLCNFEGHLAPRSFVLTGRRNPLHATALGKSLLLEVAERRTLLGDLAGYTPRTITDHDALDEAILRVAWQGYSTETEELSLGRSCLAAPLRDRTGRVVAALSLSGPSSVVDLPAREQELSRLVVETADAINSQLGHHGPADHRIQAPPRHDLRS from the coding sequence GTGGGCGTCGAGACCGGGACGAACCAGAGCGTGGAACGCGCCGCGGCCGTCCTGCACGCGTTCACCGAGAGCGGTGCGCTGCGCGTCTCGGAGGTGGCGAGGATCGCCGGCCTCCGGCAGTCCACGGCCTCGCGGTTGCTCAGCACCCTCGAACAGGTCGCCTTCGTCGAACGGGGCAGCGACGGGCAGTACCGGCTCGGCGCCGACCTGATCACGCTGGCCGGGGTGGCGGTGAACGGGCATCCCGTCCACCAGGCGGCCCGGCAACGTGCCCAGTCGCTCGCCGCGGCCACCGGACTGGGCGCGAACGTCGCGATCCGCGAGGGCAAGCAGGCCTTCTACCTGTGCAACTTCGAAGGGCACCTCGCACCGCGGTCGTTCGTCCTGACCGGCCGGCGTAATCCGCTGCACGCGACCGCGCTCGGCAAGAGCCTGCTGCTCGAGGTGGCCGAGCGGCGGACCCTGCTGGGCGACCTGGCCGGGTACACCCCGCGCACGATCACCGACCACGACGCGCTGGACGAGGCGATCCTGCGGGTCGCCTGGCAGGGCTACTCGACCGAGACCGAGGAACTGTCGCTCGGCCGGTCCTGCCTGGCCGCACCGTTGCGGGACCGGACCGGCCGGGTCGTCGCGGCGCTGTCCCTGTCCGGCCCGTCCAGCGTCGTCGACCTCCCCGCCCGCGAGCAGGAACTGTCCCGGCTCGTGGTGGAGACCGCCGACGCCATCAACTCGCAGTTGGGCCACCACGGCCCGGCCGATCATCGGATCCAGGCGCCCCCGCGCCACGACCTACGGAGCTGA
- a CDS encoding PQQ-binding-like beta-propeller repeat protein — MVALREKWNELIPGSAALADDLIARYVGRTRRAYRDQYLDTVLTALDSLLQLSTDPTSVRLAAWFHRAAHEHGATPAEDAEASARLAEQLLPEYGVDPVRVAEVARLVRLTGDLATPPPDSYAPPRRDANGDVLLDAVNATLATAPARYTAHTSEVRRDAGDRRVAAEHRYNEVRALLDGHLYRTQLARQRMGTAARANLENELAGLDTELPAPWRGWQQAALTATATFGAIGTVVVAIAAAGASWRVPPDEAETGWPPIALAVLAFVSAPVLFRTARSGSQRSRLIAGAVVAVAVTCLLVAWAQLPVTNPAVGVGQRVPLLISALLLYLVAGGAALSGSLLRTRHARYTPARNLGQQLAWLAVPGVIALTLLLIVQPVARNYVLSSNERVESVRRTSGPAPRSTANGQVVWVNRALSGAGAEEAVATKYGIAIPRQAGTVEMLDAETGELRWRYSRSDSDEKPDIIATGDGAYVLAEFADVGYLLLDADTGKRKAAWPGRTRDHTIQQADPLLTGEHVSRGSDKLHGTDPDGRDRWTFEPGRCTDIGAVATRSTVIAFLGHSCGTDPDEMVGLDLESGKELWRKPSDDMYRRPVVVGDTVVVAEPGGDSDVPAALLALDPRTGDTRWRWPVPRNWACRTLMNAAGNLVVVVDCPGPATQENRKTVVTAIDATTGKTAWQTTAPVNPRTRVAVTTDARVVSLTRGQQGCRLNTITKSGHRVSPLPPGISCSRDIKALGDLLLTSGNGTVIALR, encoded by the coding sequence GTGGTGGCCCTGCGCGAGAAGTGGAACGAGCTGATTCCCGGCTCGGCGGCGTTGGCCGACGATCTGATCGCCAGGTATGTCGGACGGACCCGGCGCGCCTATCGCGACCAGTACCTCGACACCGTTCTCACCGCACTCGACTCGCTGCTCCAGCTCAGCACCGACCCGACATCGGTCCGGCTCGCGGCCTGGTTCCACCGTGCCGCACACGAACACGGCGCCACTCCTGCCGAGGACGCGGAGGCGTCGGCGCGGTTGGCCGAGCAGCTGCTCCCGGAGTACGGCGTGGACCCGGTCCGCGTGGCCGAGGTGGCGCGGCTTGTCCGGCTCACCGGGGACCTCGCGACGCCCCCGCCCGACTCGTACGCCCCGCCTCGCAGAGATGCGAACGGCGACGTTCTGCTCGACGCGGTGAACGCCACGCTCGCCACGGCACCCGCGCGGTACACGGCGCACACTTCCGAGGTACGGCGGGACGCGGGAGATCGCCGGGTCGCCGCGGAGCACCGGTACAACGAGGTGCGCGCACTGCTGGACGGACACCTGTACCGGACGCAGCTCGCTCGGCAGCGGATGGGGACAGCGGCCCGCGCCAACCTCGAGAACGAGCTGGCCGGACTCGACACGGAGTTGCCCGCACCGTGGCGGGGCTGGCAGCAGGCGGCCCTGACGGCGACGGCGACCTTCGGCGCGATCGGGACCGTGGTGGTGGCGATCGCGGCCGCCGGTGCGTCCTGGCGAGTGCCGCCGGACGAAGCGGAGACCGGGTGGCCGCCGATCGCGCTGGCCGTCCTGGCCTTCGTCAGCGCGCCCGTGTTGTTCCGGACCGCGCGGAGCGGGAGTCAGCGGTCCCGGCTCATCGCGGGGGCCGTGGTCGCGGTGGCGGTGACCTGTCTGCTGGTCGCGTGGGCGCAGCTACCGGTGACGAATCCGGCCGTCGGAGTCGGGCAGCGCGTACCCCTGCTGATCTCGGCGCTGCTGCTCTATCTCGTGGCCGGCGGTGCTGCGCTCAGCGGTTCGCTGTTGCGGACGAGGCACGCCAGGTACACCCCGGCCAGGAATCTGGGGCAGCAGCTCGCGTGGCTCGCGGTACCGGGGGTGATCGCGTTGACGCTGCTGCTGATCGTGCAGCCGGTCGCGCGCAACTACGTGCTGAGCTCCAACGAACGGGTGGAGAGCGTCCGGCGTACGTCGGGGCCGGCGCCGCGTTCTACCGCGAACGGCCAGGTGGTGTGGGTCAACCGGGCCCTGTCCGGCGCGGGCGCGGAGGAGGCGGTCGCGACGAAGTACGGCATCGCCATCCCGCGACAGGCGGGCACGGTGGAGATGCTCGACGCGGAGACCGGCGAGCTCCGCTGGCGCTACAGCCGCTCCGACTCCGACGAGAAGCCGGACATCATCGCGACCGGCGACGGGGCGTACGTGCTGGCCGAGTTCGCCGACGTCGGGTACCTGCTGCTCGACGCGGACACCGGGAAGCGCAAGGCCGCGTGGCCGGGGCGGACCAGAGACCACACGATCCAGCAGGCCGACCCGCTGCTCACCGGCGAACACGTCAGCCGCGGCTCCGACAAGCTCCACGGCACCGACCCCGACGGCCGCGACCGCTGGACCTTCGAACCAGGCCGCTGCACCGACATCGGCGCCGTCGCGACCCGGAGTACGGTGATCGCCTTCCTCGGCCACAGCTGCGGTACCGATCCGGACGAGATGGTCGGCCTGGACCTGGAGAGCGGCAAGGAGCTCTGGCGCAAACCCTCCGACGACATGTACCGCCGGCCCGTCGTGGTCGGCGACACCGTGGTCGTCGCGGAACCAGGCGGCGACTCCGACGTACCGGCGGCCCTCCTCGCCCTGGACCCGAGAACCGGCGACACCAGATGGCGCTGGCCGGTCCCCCGCAACTGGGCCTGCCGCACCCTGATGAACGCGGCCGGCAACCTGGTGGTCGTGGTCGACTGCCCAGGCCCGGCGACTCAGGAGAACCGCAAGACCGTGGTGACGGCCATCGACGCGACCACCGGCAAAACAGCCTGGCAGACAACAGCCCCGGTCAACCCGAGAACCCGAGTCGCAGTAACAACCGACGCGCGAGTCGTCTCCCTTACCCGAGGCCAACAAGGCTGCCGCCTCAACACCATCACCAAGTCAGGCCACCGCGTATCCCCGCTCCCCCCAGGAATCTCCTGCAGCCGCGACATCAAAGCCCTGGGAGACCTCCTCCTCACCTCAGGCAACGGCACAGTAATAGCCCTCCGCTGA
- a CDS encoding IclR family transcriptional regulator translates to MARAIGREAGPGTQSVERALSLLSEFTEAHPQRRVSELVEATGLGQSTVSRLVGALVALGFLAYDQRSGLYGIGPKVITLAGIGLNEMPVHQQSRQVAQNLAADLNLGANVAERRGAEMFYLCHFEGRAAGRSSTLVGRTGPLHSTAIGKALISEMPRDEWQELLGKDLARYTPHTVTDPAALAEMLKKVRERGYALELEELAFGRACLAAPIRDRTGAIVAALSVSGPLSAMDLPTREESLALQVIEQADQISSGLGYHASAAVG, encoded by the coding sequence GTGGCGCGTGCGATCGGCCGGGAGGCCGGCCCGGGGACGCAGAGTGTCGAGCGGGCGCTGTCGTTGCTGTCCGAGTTCACCGAGGCGCATCCGCAGCGGCGCGTCTCCGAACTGGTCGAGGCGACCGGGCTCGGTCAGTCCACCGTGTCGCGGCTGGTCGGTGCGCTGGTGGCGCTGGGCTTTCTCGCCTACGACCAGCGCAGCGGGCTGTACGGCATCGGCCCGAAGGTGATCACGCTGGCCGGGATCGGGCTGAACGAGATGCCCGTTCACCAGCAGTCCCGCCAGGTCGCCCAGAACCTCGCCGCCGACCTCAACCTCGGCGCCAACGTCGCCGAACGCCGCGGCGCCGAGATGTTCTACCTGTGCCACTTCGAGGGGCGCGCGGCCGGTCGGTCGTCGACGCTGGTCGGCCGGACCGGTCCGCTGCACTCGACCGCGATCGGCAAGGCGCTGATCAGCGAGATGCCGCGGGACGAGTGGCAGGAACTGCTCGGCAAGGACCTGGCCCGCTACACGCCGCACACCGTGACCGACCCGGCCGCGCTGGCCGAGATGCTGAAGAAGGTCCGGGAGCGCGGCTACGCACTGGAGCTGGAGGAGCTCGCCTTCGGCCGGGCGTGCCTGGCCGCGCCGATCCGGGACCGTACCGGCGCGATCGTCGCCGCCCTGTCCGTGTCCGGCCCGCTGTCCGCGATGGACCTGCCGACCCGCGAGGAGTCCCTGGCCCTGCAGGTCATCGAGCAGGCGGACCAGATCTCGTCGGGACTGGGGTATCACGCGTCGGCCGCGGTCGGCTGA
- a CDS encoding SDR family NAD(P)-dependent oxidoreductase, protein MTRRALVIGATTPIGTAIVAALVADGCRVAGASLEDKDVEGLDLHLAADCSDSGTAAEVLDRVVAEFGGLDVLVSAAGRMPLEPAHRTTDEQWRDALANTLDTFFFPLRSALPALFVSEAASVVAVSSVNTLVAAPWAAAYTAAKGGVDALVRQLAVEYAGRGVRVNAVAPGIVGGGSRPDAAAGYPIGRTILPTEVADAVTFLAGPRASAITGVVLPVDGGLSVVSPAVVGRADLQARLRDG, encoded by the coding sequence ATGACCCGGCGCGCCCTGGTGATCGGGGCCACCACTCCGATCGGTACCGCGATCGTGGCCGCCCTGGTCGCGGACGGGTGCCGGGTCGCCGGGGCGTCGCTGGAGGACAAGGACGTCGAGGGCCTGGACCTGCACCTGGCCGCGGACTGCTCCGATTCCGGCACGGCGGCCGAGGTGCTCGACCGGGTGGTCGCGGAGTTCGGCGGGCTGGACGTCCTGGTCTCCGCGGCCGGACGGATGCCGTTGGAACCGGCTCACCGGACGACCGACGAGCAGTGGCGCGACGCCCTCGCGAACACGCTGGACACCTTCTTCTTTCCCTTACGGTCCGCGCTTCCCGCGCTGTTCGTGAGCGAGGCCGCTTCGGTGGTCGCGGTGTCGTCGGTGAACACCCTGGTCGCCGCACCGTGGGCGGCCGCGTACACGGCGGCCAAGGGCGGAGTCGACGCGCTCGTCCGCCAACTCGCGGTCGAGTACGCCGGTCGCGGGGTCCGGGTCAACGCGGTCGCTCCCGGCATCGTCGGTGGGGGCAGCCGGCCCGACGCCGCGGCCGGGTACCCGATCGGCCGCACCATCCTGCCGACCGAGGTCGCCGACGCGGTCACGTTCCTGGCCGGGCCTCGTGCTTCTGCGATCACGGGAGTCGTCCTGCCCGTCGACGGAGGGCTCTCCGTCGTCTCCCCTGCGGTGGTGGGGCGGGCGGATCTGCAAGCCAGGTTGCGCGATGGCTGA
- a CDS encoding dihydrodipicolinate synthase family protein: protein MTDQPVPPTVQGLVPILATPFHPDGSLDLPSLRRLTEFQLASGVDGVAVLGMASEAFALTSAERREVTTTVADVVGGHAPLVVGVAATSTVTAVEQTTEAAAAGADAVMVLPPFMVPPSPAQLPAFYSAVAAVGPEVMVQDAPGATGVAMSPQQIAELGALAGVTSVKVEAPPTAPKVAAVVDRISDPGFVVLGGQNAQFLLDELAAGAVGSMPACEIPDLLAPVFTDWRAGRYDDARARFDLLLPLLVYGLQSGIAWAVHKEVLVRRRLIDHPTVRVPARDLDDRARSGLTAILDRLDLPAGTTPLTGIR, encoded by the coding sequence ATGACCGACCAGCCGGTGCCGCCGACGGTCCAGGGCTTGGTCCCGATCCTCGCCACGCCCTTCCACCCGGACGGCAGCCTGGATCTGCCGAGCCTGCGCCGGTTGACCGAGTTCCAGCTCGCCAGTGGGGTGGACGGCGTCGCCGTGCTCGGGATGGCCAGTGAGGCGTTCGCCCTGACGAGCGCGGAGCGGCGCGAGGTGACGACCACGGTCGCCGACGTGGTCGGCGGGCACGCTCCACTGGTGGTCGGCGTCGCGGCGACCTCGACGGTGACGGCGGTCGAGCAGACCACCGAGGCGGCCGCGGCAGGAGCCGACGCGGTGATGGTGCTGCCGCCGTTCATGGTGCCGCCGAGTCCGGCCCAGCTACCGGCGTTCTACTCGGCCGTGGCCGCGGTCGGGCCCGAGGTGATGGTGCAGGACGCTCCAGGCGCGACCGGGGTGGCCATGTCCCCACAGCAGATCGCCGAGCTCGGTGCCCTCGCGGGCGTCACGTCGGTCAAGGTCGAGGCTCCCCCGACAGCGCCGAAGGTGGCGGCCGTGGTGGATCGGATCAGCGATCCCGGTTTCGTCGTTCTCGGTGGGCAGAACGCCCAGTTCCTGCTGGACGAACTCGCGGCCGGCGCGGTCGGCTCGATGCCCGCGTGCGAGATCCCCGACCTGCTCGCGCCCGTCTTCACCGACTGGCGAGCCGGGCGGTACGACGACGCGCGGGCGCGGTTCGATCTGTTGCTGCCGTTGCTGGTGTACGGGCTGCAGTCCGGGATCGCCTGGGCCGTGCACAAGGAGGTCCTGGTTCGCCGCCGTCTGATCGACCACCCCACCGTCCGGGTCCCGGCCCGGGACCTGGACGACCGCGCCCGTTCCGGACTGACTGCCATACTCGACCGGCTGGACCTTCCGGCCGGAACCACGCCGCTGACTGGGATCCGCTGA
- a CDS encoding DUF624 domain-containing protein, translating to MAEVELTGRAAPVYRVLDWVPRIAVVTGLWLLGVAAGLVLAGIAPATLAAHQVMHSWLHNSGVRAWPRFWSAWREWIGRGQVVLGLPLATVWVLAFYLVAGRQTVWAAALSVVLLGYLVTLWLLPAVAVSAGPRSARDLWLLTIHLGWRRPGLPLAAAAVLVAVSVGAWYLAPAALLFGPATAALGAVLVVRWVSRPRPTRDTPVPTRSGPPAR from the coding sequence ATGGCTGAGGTCGAGCTGACCGGCCGGGCCGCGCCCGTCTACCGCGTCCTCGACTGGGTACCGCGGATCGCGGTGGTGACCGGCCTCTGGCTGCTGGGCGTTGCCGCGGGCTTGGTGCTCGCCGGTATCGCCCCGGCCACGCTGGCTGCCCACCAGGTGATGCACTCGTGGCTGCACAACTCCGGAGTTCGTGCGTGGCCGCGGTTCTGGTCCGCTTGGCGGGAGTGGATCGGCCGGGGACAGGTGGTGCTCGGGTTGCCGCTGGCGACGGTGTGGGTGCTGGCGTTCTACCTGGTCGCGGGGCGGCAGACCGTCTGGGCCGCGGCCTTGTCTGTCGTACTGCTCGGCTATCTGGTGACGTTGTGGCTGTTGCCCGCTGTGGCGGTCTCGGCCGGGCCCCGCTCGGCAAGGGACCTCTGGCTGCTCACGATCCACCTCGGCTGGCGCCGTCCGGGTCTGCCGCTCGCGGCTGCCGCGGTACTCGTCGCGGTGTCTGTCGGCGCTTGGTACCTCGCTCCCGCGGCTCTGCTGTTCGGGCCGGCTACGGCGGCGCTCGGTGCGGTCCTGGTTGTGCGGTGGGTCAGCCGACCGCGGCCGACGCGTGATACCCCAGTCCCGACGAGATCTGGTCCGCCTGCTCGATGA
- a CDS encoding mandelate racemase/muconate lactonizing enzyme family protein, which produces MPTITEVETFPLVLAGPDAPARTYSTKPPWPSIYGSNREALLVKLTADDGSIGWGEALVPVSPEVPAKIIDLLLKPALLGADPTRVRPLVAALRALMRERGHLGGHQGDAVAAIDVALWDLAGRIAGVPVHQLLGGAQRDVVPTYVSGLPGKKDSERVAQAEDWVARGVRQVKVGLGHGVREDLRAVEALRGVHDDLLVAVDIHGVYDVAQAVRLGRGLDSLGGWFLEAPIGFEDVAGHAEVARRIDTPVAIGESLRHRQEFRPWLEAGAASILQPDVGRTGITEAVDLAAITETWFVPLAPHHSTGLGVVLAASVHASAAMANLLAYEFHPTLFGKVNEILATPLPSGEHGFAVPDGPGLGIEVDEDAVRAASVR; this is translated from the coding sequence ATGCCGACGATCACCGAAGTCGAGACCTTCCCCCTCGTCCTGGCCGGGCCGGACGCGCCCGCCCGGACCTACTCCACCAAGCCACCCTGGCCGAGCATCTACGGGTCGAACCGCGAAGCCCTGTTGGTGAAACTCACCGCGGACGACGGCTCGATCGGCTGGGGCGAAGCGCTGGTCCCGGTCTCGCCCGAGGTGCCGGCCAAGATCATCGACCTGCTGCTGAAGCCCGCCCTGCTCGGCGCCGACCCGACCAGGGTGCGCCCGCTGGTCGCCGCGCTCCGGGCCCTGATGCGGGAACGCGGCCACCTCGGCGGGCACCAGGGCGACGCCGTCGCCGCGATCGACGTGGCGCTGTGGGATCTGGCCGGCCGCATCGCCGGGGTCCCGGTACACCAACTGCTCGGCGGAGCACAGCGCGACGTCGTCCCGACGTACGTGTCCGGGCTGCCCGGTAAGAAGGACAGCGAGCGGGTCGCGCAGGCCGAGGACTGGGTGGCTCGCGGAGTACGGCAGGTCAAGGTCGGGCTGGGTCACGGGGTCCGCGAGGACCTCCGGGCGGTCGAGGCGTTGCGAGGGGTGCACGACGACCTGCTCGTCGCGGTCGACATCCACGGGGTGTACGACGTGGCGCAGGCGGTGCGGCTCGGCCGGGGACTCGACAGCCTGGGCGGCTGGTTCCTGGAGGCGCCGATCGGATTCGAGGACGTCGCCGGCCACGCCGAGGTCGCTCGCCGGATCGACACCCCGGTCGCGATCGGCGAGAGCCTGCGGCATCGGCAGGAGTTCCGGCCGTGGCTGGAGGCTGGCGCGGCCTCGATCCTGCAGCCCGACGTCGGCCGCACCGGCATCACCGAGGCGGTGGACCTGGCCGCGATCACGGAGACCTGGTTCGTCCCGCTCGCGCCGCACCACTCCACCGGACTCGGGGTCGTCCTGGCCGCGAGTGTCCACGCTTCCGCGGCGATGGCGAACCTGCTGGCCTACGAGTTCCACCCGACCCTCTTCGGCAAGGTGAACGAGATCCTGGCGACCCCGTTGCCGTCGGGTGAGCACGGGTTCGCCGTACCGGACGGGCCGGGGCTGGGGATCGAGGTCGACGAGGACGCCGTCCGCGCGGCGAGCGTCCGATGA